Proteins co-encoded in one Paraburkholderia terrae genomic window:
- a CDS encoding amino acid aminotransferase — MSLFSAVELAPRDPILGLNEAFNADTRTTKVNLGVGVYTNEEGKIPLLRAVREAEKARIEAALPRGYLPIEGIGVYDAAVQKLLLGNDSPLIAAGRVVTAQALGGTGALKIGADFLKRVNPASKVAISDPSWENHRALFESAGFEVVSYPYYDAKSQGVNFEGMLSALNSYEPGTVVVLHACCHNPTGVDLTVDQWKQVVEVVKTRSLVPFLDIAYQGFGDGIDADAAAVRLFAQSELNVFVSSSFSKSFSLYGERVGALSIITGSKEEAARVLSQLKRVIRTNYSNPPTHGGAVVAAVLGSPELRATWETELGEMRDRIRAMRNGLVERLKAAGIDRDFSFVNAQRGMFSYSGLTAPQVDRLREEFGIYAVSTGRICVAALNTRNLDVVANAVAAVLK; from the coding sequence ATGTCTCTGTTCTCCGCTGTCGAACTCGCTCCCCGCGACCCGATCCTGGGCCTGAACGAAGCTTTCAACGCAGATACGCGTACCACCAAGGTCAATCTTGGCGTTGGCGTGTATACCAATGAAGAAGGCAAGATTCCTCTGCTGCGCGCTGTGCGTGAAGCAGAAAAGGCACGCATCGAAGCGGCACTGCCGCGTGGCTATCTGCCCATCGAAGGTATCGGCGTCTATGACGCAGCCGTGCAGAAACTGCTGCTCGGCAACGATTCGCCGCTGATCGCCGCTGGCCGTGTCGTCACGGCACAGGCGCTGGGCGGCACGGGCGCGCTGAAGATCGGCGCGGACTTCCTGAAGCGCGTCAATCCGGCATCGAAGGTCGCGATCAGCGATCCGAGCTGGGAAAACCACCGCGCGCTGTTCGAAAGCGCGGGCTTCGAAGTCGTCTCGTATCCGTACTACGACGCGAAGTCGCAAGGCGTGAACTTCGAAGGCATGCTGTCGGCGCTCAACAGCTACGAGCCGGGCACGGTCGTCGTGCTGCACGCGTGCTGCCACAACCCCACGGGCGTCGATCTGACGGTCGACCAGTGGAAGCAGGTGGTCGAAGTCGTGAAGACGCGCTCGCTCGTGCCGTTCCTCGACATCGCGTATCAAGGCTTCGGCGACGGCATCGACGCCGACGCAGCCGCGGTGCGCCTGTTCGCGCAATCGGAACTGAACGTGTTCGTGTCGTCGTCGTTCTCGAAGTCGTTCTCGCTGTATGGCGAGCGCGTCGGCGCGCTGTCGATCATCACGGGCAGCAAGGAAGAAGCGGCGCGCGTGCTGTCGCAACTCAAGCGCGTGATCCGCACGAACTACTCGAACCCGCCGACGCATGGCGGCGCCGTCGTCGCAGCCGTGCTCGGCTCGCCGGAACTGCGCGCGACGTGGGAAACGGAACTGGGCGAAATGCGCGACCGCATTCGCGCGATGCGCAATGGTCTCGTCGAGCGCCTGAAGGCCGCGGGCATCGACCGCGACTTCAGCTTCGTCAACGCGCAACGCGGCATGTTCTCGTACTCGGGTCTGACGGCTCCCCAAGTGGACCGCCTGCGCGAAGAGTTCGGCATCTATGCTGTCAGCACGGGCCGTATCTGCGTGGCCGCGCTGAACACGCGCAACCTGGACGTGGTGGCTAACGCGGTTGCCGCTGTCCTGAAGTAA
- a CDS encoding DUF3734 domain-containing protein, translating to MAQRDSQRSVKRARAGGAGAGESEQAGAAPSVRASHHAALPQYETVALMLQGGGALGAYQAGVYQGLDEAGILPNWLAGISIGALNTAIIAGNAPEHRVEKLREFWETICQPAYGPPMPPALEQAFFNSNDTVRKAFTAMQAVGALVDGQKGFFTPRFPPPLPAVSVPPQLASYYDTTPLKATLERLCDFDRINSKEVHVSVGAVNVHTGNFAYFDNTHKTLRPEHFMASGALPPGFGAVEIDGEYYWDGGLMSNTPLYEVAQASPRRDTLAFQVDLWSALGPVPDNITDVQGRMKDIQYSSRTRLVTDTMQRTQRFRHVLREVLDRVSPEHRNDPWCKLAEELSCSKRYNIVHLIYGNKEYEGHYKDFQFGLSTMRQHWDSGLEDIRNSLAQPGWLDMPDNDAAFVTHDIHRDLR from the coding sequence ATGGCGCAACGCGATTCACAACGGAGTGTGAAGCGGGCACGCGCCGGCGGTGCCGGCGCGGGAGAAAGCGAGCAGGCGGGCGCGGCGCCCAGCGTTCGCGCCAGTCATCACGCGGCGCTGCCTCAGTACGAGACCGTCGCGCTGATGCTGCAAGGCGGCGGCGCGCTGGGCGCGTATCAGGCTGGCGTGTATCAGGGGCTCGACGAGGCGGGCATTCTGCCCAACTGGTTAGCGGGCATTTCAATTGGCGCGCTGAACACGGCGATCATTGCGGGCAATGCGCCCGAGCATCGCGTCGAGAAACTGCGCGAGTTCTGGGAGACCATCTGCCAGCCGGCCTATGGTCCGCCCATGCCGCCTGCCCTCGAACAGGCCTTCTTCAATTCAAACGACACGGTGCGCAAGGCGTTCACTGCGATGCAGGCAGTCGGCGCGCTCGTCGACGGGCAGAAGGGCTTTTTCACGCCGCGTTTTCCACCGCCGTTGCCCGCCGTTTCTGTTCCGCCGCAACTCGCGAGCTATTACGACACGACGCCGCTCAAGGCGACGCTAGAGCGGCTATGCGATTTCGACCGGATCAACTCGAAGGAAGTGCATGTTTCGGTTGGCGCCGTGAATGTACACACGGGCAACTTCGCCTATTTCGACAATACCCATAAGACGCTGAGGCCGGAGCATTTCATGGCGTCGGGTGCGTTGCCACCGGGCTTCGGAGCCGTCGAAATCGACGGCGAGTATTACTGGGACGGCGGGCTGATGTCGAACACGCCGCTGTACGAGGTCGCGCAAGCCAGTCCGCGCCGCGATACGCTCGCGTTTCAGGTCGACTTGTGGAGCGCGCTGGGCCCCGTGCCGGACAACATCACGGATGTCCAAGGCCGGATGAAGGACATTCAGTATTCGAGTCGCACGCGCCTCGTCACGGACACGATGCAGCGCACGCAGCGCTTTCGGCATGTGCTGCGCGAAGTGCTCGATCGCGTGTCGCCTGAGCACCGCAATGATCCATGGTGCAAGCTTGCCGAAGAGCTATCGTGCTCGAAGCGCTACAACATCGTTCATCTGATCTACGGCAACAAGGAATACGAAGGGCACTACAAGGACTTTCAGTTCGGCTTGTCGACGATGCGCCAGCATTGGGACAGCGGCCTCGAAGACATCCGCAATTCGCTTGCGCAGCCGGGCTGGCTCGATATGCCCGACAACGATGCAGCCTTCGTCACGCACGACATTCACCGCGACTTGCGGTGA
- a CDS encoding 3-hydroxybutyrate dehydrogenase, with protein sequence MSSSHDSLKGKVAVVTGAASGIGKQIALTLSAAGAAVAIADLNQDGANAVAEEINKAGGKALGVAMDVTNEDAVNQGIDKVAAELGSVDILISNAGIQIVNPIENYSFSDWKKMQAIHVDGAFLTTKAALKHMYKDDRGGIVIYMGSVHSHEASPLKSAYVTAKHALLGLSRVLAKEGAKHNVRSHVVCPGFVRTPLVDKQIPEQSKELGISEEEVVKRVMLGGTVDGIFTTVEDVAQTVLFLSSFPTAALTGQSFIVSHGWYMQ encoded by the coding sequence ATGTCGTCATCTCACGATAGTCTGAAAGGCAAGGTTGCCGTCGTCACGGGCGCGGCGAGCGGCATCGGCAAGCAGATCGCGTTGACGCTCTCGGCGGCGGGCGCGGCCGTCGCGATTGCGGACCTGAACCAGGACGGCGCGAACGCCGTCGCCGAAGAGATCAACAAGGCGGGCGGCAAGGCGCTCGGCGTCGCGATGGACGTCACGAACGAAGACGCCGTCAATCAGGGCATCGACAAGGTCGCGGCCGAACTCGGCTCAGTAGATATCCTGATTTCAAACGCCGGCATTCAGATCGTTAATCCGATCGAGAACTATTCGTTCTCGGACTGGAAGAAGATGCAGGCCATCCACGTCGACGGCGCCTTCCTCACCACGAAAGCCGCGCTCAAGCACATGTACAAGGACGATCGCGGCGGCATCGTGATCTACATGGGCTCCGTACACTCGCACGAAGCGTCGCCGCTGAAGTCGGCTTACGTGACGGCCAAGCATGCGCTGCTCGGCCTTTCGCGTGTGCTCGCGAAGGAAGGCGCGAAACATAACGTGCGCTCGCATGTCGTATGTCCGGGCTTTGTGCGTACACCGCTCGTCGACAAGCAGATTCCCGAGCAGTCCAAGGAACTGGGCATCAGCGAGGAAGAAGTGGTCAAGCGCGTGATGCTCGGCGGCACGGTGGACGGCATCTTCACCACGGTCGAAGATGTCGCGCAGACGGTGCTGTTCCTGTCGTCGTTCCCGACGGCCGCGCTCACGGGGCAATCGTTCATCGTAAGCCACGGCTGGTATATGCAATGA
- a CDS encoding potassium channel beta subunit family protein, which produces MNYRRLGRSGLQVSELSIGSWVTYGNQVDRRAARESLAAARDAGVNFFDNAEVYAGGKSEQIMGEALKELNWPRVSYIVSTKFFWGLNEAPNQYHTLNRKYLLNAIDHSLKRLQLDYVDLVFCHRPDPNTPVEETVWAMSDMITRGKALYWGTSEWSADEIRAAYEIAERHHLHKPVMEQPQYNLFHRKRVEQEYRRLYEDIGLGLTTWSPLASGLLTGKYRNGVPAGSRAELQGYDWLRKELTDSGKNSVVGKLGEVADELGCTIGQLALAWILTNPNVSTIITGASRVEQIAENMKAQDVAAQITPELKEKIEAIVGDAYQ; this is translated from the coding sequence ATGAACTACCGACGTCTCGGCCGTTCCGGCCTGCAAGTCAGCGAGCTGTCCATTGGCTCATGGGTGACTTACGGCAATCAGGTGGACCGGCGCGCCGCGCGGGAATCGCTGGCGGCCGCGCGCGACGCGGGCGTGAATTTCTTCGACAACGCCGAAGTCTACGCGGGCGGCAAGTCCGAGCAGATCATGGGCGAAGCGCTGAAAGAACTGAACTGGCCGCGCGTGAGCTACATCGTCTCGACCAAGTTCTTCTGGGGGCTCAACGAAGCGCCCAACCAGTACCACACGCTCAATCGCAAGTATCTGCTGAATGCGATCGATCACTCGCTCAAGCGCCTACAGCTCGATTATGTCGATCTCGTGTTCTGTCATCGTCCTGACCCGAACACGCCCGTCGAAGAAACCGTGTGGGCGATGAGCGACATGATTACGCGCGGCAAGGCACTCTACTGGGGCACGTCCGAATGGAGCGCCGATGAAATTCGCGCGGCATACGAGATCGCCGAGCGGCATCATCTGCACAAGCCCGTGATGGAGCAGCCGCAATACAACCTGTTCCATCGCAAGCGAGTCGAGCAGGAGTATCGCCGGCTTTACGAAGACATCGGTCTCGGCCTTACGACCTGGAGCCCGCTCGCTTCCGGTCTGCTTACGGGCAAGTATCGCAACGGCGTGCCGGCCGGCAGCCGCGCGGAACTGCAGGGCTACGACTGGCTGCGCAAGGAGCTGACCGACTCCGGCAAGAACAGCGTAGTCGGCAAGCTTGGAGAGGTCGCGGACGAACTCGGCTGCACCATCGGGCAACTGGCGCTCGCGTGGATCCTGACGAATCCGAACGTCAGCACGATCATCACTGGCGCGTCGCGTGTCGAGCAGATCGCGGAAAACATGAAGGCGCAGGACGTAGCCGCGCAGATTACGCCGGAACTCAAGGAGAAGATCGAAGCGATCGTCGGCGACGCTTATCAGTGA
- a CDS encoding 23S rRNA (adenine(2030)-N(6))-methyltransferase RlmJ — protein MLSYRHAFHAGNHADVLKHAVVVQLLRYLGQKDKSYWYIDTHAGAGVYSLKEGYATKTGEFETGIAKLWSRKDLPPMLAEYVDEVSALNADGELRYYPGSPYLAWRLMREQDRMRLFELHSTEIDVLRHNFRDAGRRAMLFSGDGFDGIKPLLPPAPRRALVLVDPSYEDKRDYGRTLNCVEESLKRFATGTYAVWYPQVARPESQRFPDQLKRLQDKNWLHVSLTVSSPPTDGFGLFGSGMFILNPPYTLAKMLKETLPWLVEVLGQDKAAQFKVEHRGD, from the coding sequence ATGCTCAGTTACCGCCACGCTTTCCACGCAGGCAATCACGCCGACGTCCTGAAACACGCTGTCGTCGTGCAGTTGCTGCGCTACCTCGGACAAAAGGACAAGTCGTACTGGTACATCGACACGCACGCGGGCGCAGGTGTCTATTCGCTGAAGGAAGGCTACGCGACCAAGACCGGGGAGTTCGAAACGGGCATTGCGAAATTGTGGAGTCGCAAGGATTTGCCGCCCATGCTCGCGGAATATGTCGATGAAGTGTCCGCGCTGAATGCCGATGGCGAATTGCGCTACTACCCGGGCTCGCCCTATCTCGCGTGGCGTCTGATGCGCGAGCAGGACCGCATGCGTCTGTTCGAGTTGCACAGCACCGAGATCGACGTGCTGCGTCACAACTTCCGCGACGCGGGCCGTCGCGCGATGCTCTTCTCGGGCGACGGGTTCGACGGCATCAAGCCGCTACTGCCGCCGGCGCCGCGTCGCGCGCTCGTGCTCGTCGATCCGTCGTATGAAGACAAGCGCGACTACGGGCGCACGCTGAATTGCGTCGAAGAAAGTCTGAAGCGGTTTGCGACGGGAACGTATGCCGTCTGGTATCCGCAAGTCGCGCGACCGGAATCGCAGCGCTTTCCCGACCAGTTGAAGCGGCTGCAGGACAAGAACTGGCTGCATGTTTCGCTGACCGTCAGCAGCCCGCCTACCGACGGCTTTGGGCTCTTCGGCAGCGGCATGTTCATTCTGAATCCGCCCTACACGCTGGCGAAGATGCTGAAGGAAACGCTGCCGTGGCTCGTCGAGGTGCTGGGCCAGGACAAGGCCGCGCAGTTCAAGGTCGAGCATCGCGGCGATTGA
- a CDS encoding ABC transporter substrate-binding protein: MRDLWFSRAASVCAALLALAAHPAIAKETPEKPTLTMAVGGLPGLYYLPVLTASRLGFFKDEGLDVTLEDFAGGSKALEAVVGGSADVGAGAYEHTIFMAAKGQHYREFVLMGRAPQIAVAVTKSKADTLKSLADFKGAKVGVSAPGSSTDLVLTVALRKAGVQRSDISVIGVGSGATVISAVSNGQVDALSNVDPMMTKLQRSGDIKVLVDTRTVKGTQEVFGGTMPAATLYASDSFIQKNPKTTQALANAIVRADRWLQTASDDDIVKMVPPAYLLNDKALYIEAFHNVREAYSPDGLMPADGPPTALRALASFDTRLDASKVDLKATYTNDFARKAAEQVK; encoded by the coding sequence ATGCGCGACCTCTGGTTTAGTCGTGCCGCAAGTGTGTGCGCGGCGCTGCTGGCACTTGCGGCGCACCCTGCCATCGCGAAGGAAACGCCTGAAAAGCCAACGCTCACGATGGCGGTCGGCGGCCTGCCGGGTCTCTACTATCTCCCTGTGCTGACGGCCTCTCGACTGGGCTTCTTCAAGGACGAAGGACTGGACGTGACGCTCGAGGATTTCGCGGGCGGATCGAAGGCGCTCGAAGCGGTGGTGGGCGGCAGCGCAGACGTCGGCGCGGGCGCCTACGAGCATACGATCTTCATGGCGGCGAAAGGCCAGCACTACCGCGAGTTCGTGCTGATGGGCCGCGCACCGCAGATCGCCGTCGCGGTGACGAAAAGCAAAGCCGACACGCTGAAGTCGCTGGCTGATTTCAAAGGCGCGAAGGTGGGTGTGAGCGCGCCGGGTTCGTCGACCGATCTCGTGCTGACCGTCGCGTTGCGCAAGGCCGGCGTGCAACGCAGCGATATCTCGGTGATTGGCGTAGGTAGCGGCGCGACCGTGATATCCGCGGTGAGCAACGGACAGGTCGACGCGCTGTCGAATGTCGACCCGATGATGACGAAGCTGCAACGCTCGGGCGATATCAAGGTGCTGGTCGACACGCGCACCGTGAAGGGCACGCAGGAGGTGTTCGGCGGGACGATGCCTGCGGCGACGCTCTACGCATCGGACAGCTTCATACAGAAGAATCCGAAGACGACACAGGCGTTGGCGAATGCAATCGTGCGGGCGGATCGCTGGCTTCAGACGGCGAGCGATGACGACATCGTGAAGATGGTGCCGCCAGCCTATCTGCTCAACGACAAGGCGCTGTACATCGAGGCCTTCCACAACGTCCGTGAAGCCTATTCGCCCGATGGCCTGATGCCGGCCGACGGACCCCCCACGGCATTGCGCGCGCTTGCTTCATTCGATACGCGGCTCGATGCGTCGAAGGTCGATCTGAAGGCGACCTATACGAACGACTTCGCTCGCAAGGCGGCCGAGCAGGTCAAGTAG
- a CDS encoding DUF3563 family protein, translating to MFAFVIEKLSNWFETAERTRREAYLAESSDIVQLEQRIRALETSGYSL from the coding sequence ATGTTTGCATTTGTAATCGAAAAGCTGAGCAACTGGTTTGAAACGGCTGAACGTACCCGTCGCGAGGCTTACCTCGCAGAATCGTCGGATATCGTCCAGCTCGAACAGCGTATCCGCGCGCTCGAAACCAGCGGCTACTCGCTGTAA
- the cueR gene encoding Cu(I)-responsive transcriptional regulator has product MNIGEAARASGVTAKMIRYYESVGLLAAKERTQAGYRVYGTQEVHSLRFIRQARRLGFLVEDIRKLLALWNDRSRASAEVKSIALEHVAELNRRIAELTEMRDTLTHLADHCHGDDRPDCPIIESLAAVGATSAAPHCHG; this is encoded by the coding sequence ATGAATATTGGTGAAGCGGCCCGTGCGTCGGGCGTGACGGCGAAAATGATCCGCTATTACGAGAGCGTCGGATTGCTCGCGGCGAAGGAGCGCACGCAGGCGGGATACCGGGTTTACGGAACGCAGGAAGTCCATTCGCTGCGCTTTATCCGTCAGGCGCGGCGCCTGGGGTTTCTGGTCGAGGATATTCGCAAGCTGCTTGCACTGTGGAACGACCGGTCGCGTGCGAGCGCGGAGGTGAAGTCGATTGCATTGGAGCATGTTGCCGAACTGAACCGCCGTATCGCCGAACTGACCGAGATGCGCGACACGCTCACGCATCTTGCCGACCATTGCCATGGCGACGACCGTCCGGATTGCCCGATTATCGAAAGCCTTGCTGCTGTGGGTGCGACGTCGGCTGCGCCGCATTGTCACGGGTAA
- a CDS encoding heavy-metal-associated domain-containing protein, producing the protein MSIEFKVEGMSCQHCVAAVTRAIQEQDAGARVQVDLSAGKVAVQSGASVDTLKAAIDDAGYTVVGVDGN; encoded by the coding sequence ATGAGCATCGAATTCAAGGTAGAAGGCATGAGCTGCCAGCATTGCGTCGCCGCCGTCACGCGCGCCATCCAGGAACAGGACGCCGGCGCGCGGGTTCAGGTCGACCTGTCGGCGGGCAAGGTCGCCGTTCAGTCGGGCGCGTCCGTCGACACGCTGAAGGCCGCCATCGACGACGCCGGCTACACGGTCGTCGGCGTCGACGGCAACTGA
- a CDS encoding dTDP-4-dehydrorhamnose reductase family protein codes for MFKVAVIGASGLLGRAIVGELAQQPDWQLVKTTFSRPFGQSVTLDIRDADAVAQFVDRERPDALVIAAAERRPDVCEHDPALARALNVDAVRAIASAARRHGAWVLSISTDYVFDGTQPPYRYDATPSPINAYGRSKLEGEQALAESTDLGCVLRLPLLFGPIVDWQESAVTSLVPAIAAAARTASSEVKAAVMDAWAIRYPTYTPDVAVVVRQLLEWHARDEAVCGTVQWSGDEPMTKYDIAQRLASALRIDAQLTPQHTPTDATPRPHNCHLDSTRLETLGIGRRTPFDTAIRDVLAQFPWRG; via the coding sequence ATGTTCAAGGTGGCCGTTATTGGCGCATCGGGTTTGCTGGGACGCGCGATCGTCGGTGAACTGGCGCAGCAGCCGGACTGGCAGCTCGTGAAGACGACCTTCAGCCGCCCCTTCGGGCAAAGCGTCACGCTCGACATTCGCGATGCAGACGCCGTCGCGCAGTTCGTCGATCGCGAGCGGCCGGACGCGCTCGTCATCGCGGCAGCCGAGCGGCGTCCGGATGTGTGCGAGCACGATCCGGCGCTCGCGCGTGCGCTGAACGTGGATGCCGTGCGCGCGATCGCATCGGCGGCGCGGCGGCACGGCGCGTGGGTGCTGTCCATTTCCACCGACTACGTGTTCGACGGCACGCAACCGCCCTATCGCTACGATGCCACGCCGTCGCCGATCAACGCCTACGGCCGCAGCAAACTGGAGGGTGAGCAGGCACTCGCCGAATCGACGGATCTCGGCTGCGTGTTGCGCTTGCCGCTGCTGTTCGGACCGATCGTCGACTGGCAAGAGTCGGCTGTCACGAGCCTCGTGCCCGCGATTGCCGCGGCGGCGCGCACGGCTTCGTCCGAAGTGAAAGCCGCCGTGATGGACGCGTGGGCGATCCGCTATCCGACGTATACGCCCGACGTGGCCGTCGTCGTGCGTCAGTTGCTGGAATGGCACGCGCGCGACGAAGCGGTGTGCGGCACGGTGCAGTGGTCCGGCGACGAACCGATGACGAAGTACGACATCGCGCAGCGTCTCGCCAGCGCGTTGCGGATCGACGCGCAACTGACACCACAGCACACGCCGACGGACGCGACGCCGCGCCCACACAACTGTCATCTCGATTCGACGCGGCTCGAAACGCTCGGCATCGGCCGGCGCACGCCGTTCGATACGGCGATTCGCGACGTGCTCGCGCAATTTCCGTGGCGCGGTTAG